One window of Branchiostoma lanceolatum isolate klBraLanc5 chromosome 6, klBraLanc5.hap2, whole genome shotgun sequence genomic DNA carries:
- the LOC136437086 gene encoding uncharacterized protein has protein sequence MAAILQHPLVREDPGSSEIIRNVVQRGGSNSNLRIGMDTLEMALFFKEGSSEMLYTNPSSGRYRFCRYENLPPIVAMTVTGDNNIYVLAEVAGTEDWLSFLVYNHLGNTWEQRSSVQIRVHIEDCDCRSEHLVEVFGHLYYLGCAVSGTDEEVVVMKRYNQYTDQWHICSTPCAHGEPFGLSSNVALSCGPHIYLFTRAEMLRYDPSDDQWCRLTLPIAIHEFWTAVAMGTEIFYTSLDLPDMLVYDTQSESWSELPRWANTGQPDCVGPCLFVLQNQLHVLTCFRSLDSGRHMQISVCDRSARVWRDLDVPLPEEDWFGDDLVFPVARMYQPCLNTS, from the exons ATGGCAGCCATCTTACAACACCCTCTGGTTAGAGAGGATCCTGGGAGTTCTGAGATCATCAGGAATGTGGTACAGAGGGGGGGCTCCAACTCAAATCTCAGGATTGGGATGGACACACTGGAAATGGCTCTGTTTTTCAAGGAAGG CTCAAGTGAGATGCTCTACACAAACCCCAGCTCGGGAAGATACAGGTTTTGCCGTTACGAAAACCTGCCTCCAATCGTAGCCATGACAGTCACCGGTGACAACAATATTTACGTCCTAGCTGAAGTTGCCGGGACAGAAGACTGGTTGTCCTTCCTTGTGTACAACCATCTAGGAAATACGTGGGAACAAAGATCTTCAGTACAAATAAGGGTACATATCGAAGATTGTGATTGCCGAAGTGAGCATCTTGTTGAAGTGTTTGGGCATCTTTATTACCTCGGTTGTGCGGTGTCGGGGACAGATGAGGAAGTGGTCGTGATGAAAAGGTACAACCAGTATACGGACCAATGGCACATCTGTTCAACTCCATGTGCACATGGTGAGCCATTCGGGTTGAGCTCTAATGTGGCGTTGTCCTGTGGTCCGCACATCTATTTGTTCACACGTGCAGAAATGCTTCGCTACGACCCGAGTGATGACCAGTGGTGCAGGTTAACTCTGCCAATAGCCATACATGAGTTCTGGACagctgttgccatgggaacagagATCTTCTATACAAGTTTGGACTTACCTGATATGTTGGTGTACGACACTCAGTCAGAAAGCTGGAGTGAGCTTCCAAGGTGGGCAAACACAGGACAACCTGACTGTGTCGGCCCTTGTCTGTTCGTCCTTCAAAACCAGCTGCATGTATTGACATGTTTCCGCAGTTTAGATTCAGGCAGGCACATGCAGATATCGGTATGTGACAGGTCTGCACGTGTCTGGAGAGACTTAGATGTACCTCTGCCTGAGGAGGATTGGTTTGGGGATGATCTTGTGTTCCCTGTGGCACGTATGTACCAGCCATGTTTGAACACCAGTTAA